The following are encoded together in the Phormidium ambiguum IAM M-71 genome:
- a CDS encoding DUF2232 domain-containing protein, giving the protein MNESFKDPADENAGKSSSPTPLSQPQTPSTTPLVLVETAFLASTASLIWLVNFYFPLGPVLRIFFPVPIALVYLRWGARAAWMSALVSGLLLSVLMGPPRSIQFLMPFGLLGVLLGACWRRRTNWAVSIFLGSLLGSIGFFFRFWLLSILLGEDLWVYGITQVTNFLDWVFLKLGLLIEPSIFLINIIAIAMVFFSNIAYLFVVHLASWLLLQRLGNPIPDPPHWVQVILDYED; this is encoded by the coding sequence CAGCAGATGAAAATGCTGGTAAATCTAGCTCTCCAACTCCACTATCTCAACCGCAAACTCCATCAACTACACCTTTAGTATTGGTGGAAACGGCATTTTTAGCCAGTACTGCCAGCTTAATTTGGTTAGTGAATTTTTACTTTCCTTTAGGCCCCGTACTGCGAATTTTCTTTCCAGTCCCAATAGCTTTAGTTTACCTGCGTTGGGGAGCCAGAGCCGCTTGGATGTCGGCTTTGGTTTCTGGTTTACTGTTATCAGTATTGATGGGACCACCGCGCAGTATTCAGTTTTTGATGCCTTTTGGTTTGTTGGGTGTACTTCTGGGTGCTTGTTGGCGACGCAGAACTAATTGGGCAGTATCCATTTTTTTAGGGTCACTTTTAGGCAGTATTGGTTTCTTTTTCCGTTTTTGGCTGCTTTCAATCCTTTTAGGCGAAGACCTCTGGGTTTATGGTATTACTCAAGTCACAAATTTTTTAGATTGGGTATTCCTGAAACTGGGGTTATTGATAGAGCCGAGTATATTTTTGATTAATATCATTGCGATCGCAATGGTCTTCTTCAGCAACATAGCCTACCTATTCGTCGTCCATCTAGCTTCCTGGCTACTACTACAACGCTTAGGCAACCCCATCCCCGATCCCCCCCATTGGGTGCAGGTGATTTTGGATTATGAAGACTAG